One window of Methylococcus sp. EFPC2 genomic DNA carries:
- a CDS encoding DUF2292 domain-containing protein — translation MSSPTVASISETEARIVSQLLDALRNLRFGSIELTVHDGRVVQIERREKVRLEHNGSSR, via the coding sequence GTGTCATCTCCCACTGTGGCGAGCATATCCGAAACCGAAGCGCGCATCGTCAGTCAGCTTCTAGATGCTTTGCGTAACCTGCGCTTTGGATCGATCGAATTAACCGTACATGACGGACGCGTGGTCCAGATTGAACGGCGTGAGAAAGTCCGCCTCGAACATAACGGCTCTTCCCGTTAG
- a CDS encoding addiction module protein gives MALTVEQIEEEVLSLPSEARALLADRLVESLDPAEDGIAKSLWIAEARKRRDEVRSGLVTPILR, from the coding sequence ATGGCCTTAACCGTCGAACAAATTGAGGAAGAGGTTCTGTCGCTGCCCAGCGAGGCGCGCGCCCTTCTTGCCGATCGCTTGGTAGAGAGCCTGGACCCGGCCGAAGATGGAATAGCCAAGTCGCTTTGGATAGCCGAGGCGCGTAAGCGTCGTGACGAGGTGAGGAGCGGCCTAGTAACACCTATACTCAGATGA
- a CDS encoding Txe/YoeB family addiction module toxin, with protein MTWRLVYTKQAQKDAKKLAAAGLKEKAQELLRLVAENPFQNPPPYEKLVGDLSGAYSRRINIQHRLVYQVLEEEQAVKVLRLWTHYE; from the coding sequence GTGACTTGGAGACTCGTTTATACCAAGCAAGCGCAAAAAGACGCCAAGAAACTTGCCGCGGCCGGATTGAAAGAAAAAGCCCAAGAATTATTAAGGCTGGTTGCCGAAAACCCTTTTCAAAACCCGCCGCCATACGAAAAGCTAGTTGGGGATTTGAGCGGCGCGTATTCGCGTAGGATCAACATTCAGCATCGTTTGGTTTATCAAGTTCTTGAGGAAGAGCAAGCCGTGAAAGTATTACGATTGTGGACGCACTACGAGTGA
- the aroA gene encoding 3-phosphoshikimate 1-carboxyvinyltransferase codes for METLTLNPAHGARGTVKLPGSKSISNRTLLLAALARGTTDIKELLASDDTARMLEALQALGVELTQTGTDDWRVEGVDGHFPVKQADLFLGNAGTAFRPLTAALALSGGHYTLSGVARMHERPIGDLVDALRQAGADVGYLGNEGFPPLEIRPGTIAGDKVSVRGNVSSQFLTALLMALPLTGRSITIGVVGELISKPYIEITLKLMARFGVDVRRDGWQAFTLPAGSFYTSPGTLYVEGDASSASYFLAAGAIGKGPVRVEGVGRDSIQGDVRFAEALAAMGAKITVGENWIESSAEGRLRALDLDCNHIPDAAMTLAVAALFADGTTTLRNIASWRVKETDRIAAMATELRKVGAAVEEGADYIRVTPPAALIPDATIDTYDDHRMAMCFSLVALGGVPVTINDPGCVAKTFPDYFERYGTIVG; via the coding sequence ATGGAAACTCTCACGCTCAATCCCGCCCACGGCGCCCGCGGCACGGTCAAACTGCCCGGCTCCAAGAGCATCTCCAACCGTACCCTGTTGCTGGCCGCGCTCGCTCGGGGCACGACCGACATCAAGGAACTGCTCGCTTCGGACGATACCGCCCGCATGCTGGAAGCCTTGCAGGCATTGGGCGTCGAACTCACGCAGACCGGCACAGATGACTGGCGCGTGGAGGGTGTGGATGGGCACTTCCCGGTCAAACAGGCCGATCTGTTCCTCGGCAATGCCGGCACCGCGTTCCGCCCCTTGACCGCTGCACTCGCCCTGTCCGGCGGGCATTACACGCTTTCCGGCGTCGCCCGCATGCACGAGCGCCCCATCGGCGATCTGGTCGATGCCTTGCGCCAAGCGGGTGCCGATGTCGGCTATTTGGGCAACGAGGGCTTTCCGCCGCTGGAGATACGGCCGGGGACGATAGCGGGTGACAAAGTTTCGGTGCGCGGCAACGTGTCCAGCCAGTTTTTGACCGCGCTGCTGATGGCTCTGCCCCTGACCGGCCGGTCCATCACCATCGGTGTGGTCGGCGAGCTGATTTCCAAGCCCTACATCGAAATCACCCTCAAGCTGATGGCGCGCTTCGGCGTGGACGTGCGGCGCGACGGCTGGCAGGCATTCACGTTGCCGGCCGGAAGCTTCTATACCAGTCCGGGCACGCTTTACGTCGAGGGCGATGCCTCGTCCGCCTCCTATTTCCTGGCGGCCGGCGCGATCGGCAAGGGTCCGGTGCGCGTCGAGGGCGTCGGCCGCGACAGCATCCAGGGCGACGTGCGCTTCGCCGAAGCGTTGGCAGCCATGGGTGCCAAGATCACCGTCGGCGAGAACTGGATAGAATCGAGCGCCGAAGGCCGCCTGCGCGCCCTGGACCTGGACTGCAACCACATCCCGGACGCCGCGATGACGCTGGCCGTCGCCGCGCTGTTCGCCGACGGCACCACCACGCTGCGCAACATCGCGAGCTGGCGCGTGAAGGAAACCGACCGCATCGCCGCGATGGCAACCGAATTGCGCAAGGTAGGCGCGGCGGTGGAGGAGGGCGCCGATTACATCCGCGTCACGCCGCCCGCCGCGCTCATCCCGGATGCGACCATAGACACTTACGACGACCACCGCATGGCGATGTGCTTCTCCCTGGTCGCACTCGGTGGGGTGCCGGTAACCATCAACGACCCCGGGTGCGTGGCCAAGACCTTCCCCGATTACTTCGAGCGCTACGGCACGATCGTCGGCTGA
- the uvrD gene encoding DNA helicase II: MDITALIDPLNPAQRQAVTAPPTSILVLAGAGSGKTRVLVHRIAWLMQVEQVSPNSILAVTFTNKAAREMRGRIEQLLNFSAGPMWMGTFHGLAHRLLRRHAKECGLPETFQILDSDDQTRLVKRILRGLELDESRWPARQICWYINGHKEEGRRARHLPEAYDPFERQLQRVYRIYEEQCERSGLVDFAELLLRAHEFLRDNPEPLAHYRRRFRHVLVDEFQDTNSIQYAWLNLLTQDHDNLFVVGDDDQSIYGWRGAKIENLHQFQRDYPNHQFIRLEQNYRSTGHILDAANALIAQNEGRLGKNLWTEVGAGEPIGLYAAFNEQDEAYFVVDRIRRSAQEGGRRSEMAILYRSNAQSRQFEEKLIAMGIPYRIYGGLRFFERQEIKDALAYLRLISNRHDDPSFERVVNTPTRGIGARTLDAVREWARRDQVSLWQAAQALSASQELPARARGLLAAFLELIEKLAAASRDLPLHEQARHGIEKSGLLDHYRKDKSEQAETRVENLEELVTAARQFENESQPEDEGLSKLDQFLAHAALEAGEAQGDPSEDCVQLMTLHSAKGLEFEQVYLVGLEEGLFPSMQSMEEPGRLEEERRLCYVGITRARKQLVMTYAESRRLYGKETYSRPSRFLREIPAEHLQEIRPRAQVSRPVTAATVTKSASLSSGHAGGFKLGQRVTHAKFGEGVILQAEGEGAQARVQVNFAKEGAKWLMLAYANLQPV, encoded by the coding sequence ATGGATATCACCGCGCTCATCGATCCCCTCAATCCCGCCCAACGGCAGGCGGTCACCGCCCCGCCTACTTCCATCCTGGTTCTGGCCGGCGCCGGCAGCGGCAAGACCCGCGTGCTGGTGCACCGCATCGCCTGGCTGATGCAGGTGGAACAAGTCTCGCCCAACAGCATCCTGGCCGTCACCTTCACCAACAAGGCCGCGCGCGAGATGCGCGGGCGTATCGAACAATTGTTGAACTTCTCCGCCGGTCCGATGTGGATGGGCACCTTCCACGGCCTGGCGCACCGCCTGCTGCGTCGCCATGCCAAGGAATGCGGCCTACCCGAAACCTTCCAGATCCTGGACTCGGACGATCAGACCCGCTTGGTCAAGCGCATCCTGCGCGGTCTGGAACTGGACGAGTCGCGCTGGCCGGCGCGCCAAATCTGCTGGTACATCAACGGACACAAGGAAGAAGGCCGTCGCGCGCGCCATTTGCCCGAGGCCTACGATCCCTTCGAGCGCCAGTTGCAGCGCGTCTACCGCATCTACGAGGAGCAGTGCGAGCGCTCCGGCCTGGTGGATTTCGCCGAGCTGCTGCTACGCGCCCACGAGTTCCTGCGCGACAACCCCGAGCCCCTGGCGCATTACCGTCGGCGCTTCCGCCACGTGCTGGTGGACGAATTCCAGGACACCAACAGCATCCAGTATGCCTGGCTGAACCTGCTCACCCAGGATCACGACAACCTGTTCGTAGTCGGCGACGACGACCAGTCCATCTACGGCTGGCGCGGGGCCAAGATCGAAAATCTCCACCAGTTCCAACGCGACTATCCCAACCACCAGTTCATCCGCCTGGAACAGAACTACCGTTCGACCGGCCACATCCTCGACGCCGCCAATGCCTTGATCGCGCAGAACGAGGGGCGTCTGGGCAAGAATCTGTGGACCGAGGTCGGCGCCGGCGAGCCTATCGGCCTGTACGCCGCATTCAACGAACAGGACGAGGCTTATTTCGTGGTCGACCGCATCCGGCGCAGCGCCCAGGAAGGCGGGAGGCGGTCGGAGATGGCCATACTCTACCGCTCCAACGCGCAGTCGCGGCAGTTCGAAGAAAAGCTGATCGCCATGGGCATCCCCTACCGCATCTACGGCGGCCTGCGATTCTTCGAACGTCAAGAGATCAAGGATGCTTTGGCCTATCTGCGCCTGATCTCCAACCGGCACGACGATCCGTCCTTCGAGCGGGTGGTCAACACGCCCACCCGCGGCATCGGTGCGCGCACCCTGGATGCCGTCCGGGAATGGGCCCGGCGCGACCAGGTTTCCCTCTGGCAGGCGGCGCAAGCCTTGAGCGCAAGCCAGGAACTGCCGGCGCGCGCGCGCGGCCTGCTGGCCGCCTTCCTGGAACTGATCGAGAAGCTGGCGGCCGCTAGCCGAGACCTACCGCTGCACGAACAGGCCCGGCACGGCATCGAAAAATCCGGCCTGCTGGATCACTACCGCAAGGACAAGAGCGAGCAGGCCGAGACCCGGGTGGAGAACCTGGAGGAACTGGTCACCGCCGCGCGCCAGTTCGAAAACGAATCCCAGCCCGAGGACGAGGGCTTGAGCAAGCTCGATCAATTCCTCGCCCACGCCGCCCTGGAAGCCGGCGAGGCGCAGGGCGATCCTTCCGAGGATTGCGTGCAGCTCATGACCCTGCATTCGGCCAAGGGACTGGAATTCGAGCAGGTCTACCTGGTCGGCCTGGAAGAAGGCCTGTTCCCCAGTATGCAATCGATGGAAGAGCCCGGCCGCTTGGAGGAGGAACGCAGGCTTTGTTATGTGGGCATCACCCGCGCGCGCAAACAACTGGTCATGACCTACGCCGAATCGCGCCGGCTGTACGGCAAGGAAACCTATTCCCGGCCGTCCCGCTTCCTGCGGGAAATACCCGCCGAGCACTTGCAGGAAATCCGCCCCCGCGCCCAGGTCAGCCGGCCGGTCACGGCGGCTACGGTCACGAAGTCCGCCTCGCTCAGTTCGGGCCACGCGGGAGGTTTCAAGCTAGGGCAGCGGGTGACGCACGCCAAGTTCGGCGAAGGCGTCATCCTGCAAGCCGAAGGCGAAGGCGCCCAGGCCCGCGTGCAGGTGAATTTCGCCAAGGAAGGCGCGAAATGGCTGATGCTGGCTTACGCCAATCTGCAGCCTGTTTAG
- a CDS encoding NYN domain-containing protein, with protein sequence MSVNNKGIQSKFAVKIESEDAESRLAVLIDADNAQPSIIEGLLAEIAKFGIASVKRIYGDWTQPQLGGWKKVLLQHSIQPVQQFGYTKGKNATDSSLIIDAMDLLYTRRFDGFCLVSSDSDFTRLASRLREEGLVVYGFGEKKTPQPFVSACDKFVYTEILRVEGEVLQEVITPKESDKPVDKQKLIELVITTVDDVSEDSGWAHLGAVGSNINKLSPGFDPRLYGFKKFSDLVKSLNVFDIEERSSNSSGAKSVYIRKKH encoded by the coding sequence ATGTCAGTCAATAACAAAGGAATTCAGTCGAAGTTTGCCGTAAAGATAGAGTCCGAAGATGCCGAATCACGGCTCGCAGTTTTGATTGACGCTGACAACGCCCAACCATCGATCATCGAAGGATTATTGGCCGAAATTGCGAAATTCGGCATTGCGAGCGTTAAGCGAATCTATGGAGATTGGACACAACCTCAGTTGGGCGGGTGGAAAAAAGTTTTGCTGCAACACTCGATTCAGCCGGTCCAGCAATTTGGATATACAAAAGGGAAAAATGCAACGGATAGCTCGCTCATCATTGATGCGATGGATTTGCTATACACCCGGCGGTTTGATGGATTTTGCCTCGTATCGAGTGATAGCGATTTTACTCGCCTGGCATCACGCTTGAGAGAGGAAGGGTTGGTCGTCTATGGTTTTGGTGAGAAAAAGACGCCGCAACCATTTGTGTCGGCTTGCGACAAGTTTGTTTATACCGAGATTTTGCGTGTAGAAGGTGAGGTTCTTCAGGAGGTGATAACCCCTAAAGAGTCTGACAAGCCGGTAGATAAGCAAAAGTTAATCGAACTAGTCATTACCACCGTGGACGATGTTTCGGAAGACAGCGGATGGGCTCACCTTGGCGCGGTTGGAAGCAACATAAATAAGCTTTCACCGGGTTTTGATCCCCGTCTATACGGCTTTAAAAAGTTCAGCGACCTCGTTAAATCCCTGAACGTGTTCGATATCGAGGAGCGGTCGTCGAATAGCAGCGGCGCCAAGTCGGTATACATCAGGAAAAAACATTGA
- a CDS encoding EAL domain-containing protein, with protein sequence MPLHDLVEYFNQRISDEQGLKIPPLSVRGGQIEGRFGDLRLASEFHPIRRADDPSQVIGHDATLQAFEPESSHNLAAKVFHAADVGSIINVDRMVRTIHMLNYLPDAHENGYLFLHVHPRHILGVKRDHGAYFEEVIFRCGLSPRRVVISVPVTPVYDRQLILLLEGLKNYQERGYGTAIKFDDKANAAFLERYCIEFLYRITPDFVRLDRTFFSTLRQNEDVSARRKTNLLSVIHSLDAHFVVEGIDDQRDVALAKALRADLVKGAYYERQDAVEPPLRAVTGA encoded by the coding sequence ATGCCATTGCACGATCTGGTCGAATATTTCAATCAACGTATCAGTGATGAACAAGGATTAAAAATACCCCCACTCAGTGTGCGGGGCGGACAGATCGAAGGCCGCTTCGGCGATCTGCGTCTGGCCAGTGAATTTCATCCCATCCGCCGTGCAGACGATCCCAGTCAAGTAATCGGTCACGACGCCACGCTTCAGGCATTCGAACCTGAATCCAGCCATAACCTGGCCGCCAAGGTCTTCCATGCCGCCGACGTCGGCAGCATCATCAACGTGGACCGCATGGTTCGCACCATCCACATGCTGAACTACCTGCCCGACGCTCATGAAAACGGCTATTTGTTTCTGCATGTGCATCCCCGCCACATCCTCGGAGTCAAACGGGACCACGGCGCTTATTTCGAGGAAGTAATATTCCGTTGCGGACTTTCCCCGCGCCGCGTGGTCATCAGCGTGCCCGTCACGCCGGTCTACGACCGCCAACTGATTCTGCTGCTCGAAGGCTTGAAGAACTATCAGGAACGCGGGTACGGAACGGCCATCAAGTTCGACGACAAGGCCAACGCGGCTTTTCTGGAACGTTACTGCATCGAGTTTCTCTATCGCATCACACCGGATTTCGTGCGCCTGGATCGCACCTTCTTCTCAACCTTGCGGCAGAACGAGGATGTCTCGGCGAGGCGCAAGACCAATTTGCTCTCGGTCATACACAGCCTGGATGCCCATTTCGTGGTGGAGGGTATAGATGATCAACGCGACGTCGCACTCGCCAAGGCCCTGCGCGCCGATCTGGTCAAAGGCGCTTATTACGAACGGCAGGATGCGGTGGAGCCACCTTTACGCGCAGTTACCGGCGCCTAG
- a CDS encoding type II toxin-antitoxin system Phd/YefM family antitoxin: MTIITASEARSNLYRLIDDAAQSHEPILITGKRANAVLVSEADWAAIQETLFLLSVPGMRDSIVEGLNTPAEECTPELDW, translated from the coding sequence ATGACCATCATCACGGCAAGCGAAGCGCGTTCCAATCTTTACCGCCTGATAGATGACGCGGCGCAGTCGCACGAGCCCATATTGATTACGGGTAAGCGGGCTAACGCGGTTCTGGTATCCGAAGCGGACTGGGCCGCCATACAGGAAACCCTGTTTCTCTTGTCCGTTCCGGGTATGCGGGATTCCATCGTCGAGGGACTTAATACCCCGGCCGAGGAATGCACTCCGGAGCTGGATTGGTGA
- the nfi gene encoding deoxyribonuclease V (cleaves DNA at apurinic or apyrimidinic sites) encodes MIPLPFRHPWNVTPSEAVAIQKSLREYLVLTDDFGEIRCVAGVDCGFEDGGTTTRAAVAVLSFPGLQPVDQAVARLPTTFPYVPGLLSFREVPAILAALEGLRQAPDLLLVDGQGYAHPRRLGIACHLGLLTGLPAIGVGKTRLIGKHDEPPTERGSWVPLLDKGEVVGAVLRSRVGVQPLYVSAGHRIGLATAVDWVMRCTTRYRLPETTRAAHGLASG; translated from the coding sequence ATGATTCCATTGCCATTTCGCCATCCCTGGAACGTGACGCCCTCCGAGGCTGTCGCCATCCAGAAATCGCTGCGTGAGTACCTGGTGTTGACGGACGATTTTGGAGAGATCCGCTGCGTGGCCGGCGTGGATTGCGGCTTCGAAGATGGCGGCACGACGACGCGCGCGGCGGTGGCGGTCCTGTCGTTTCCCGGTCTGCAGCCGGTAGATCAGGCTGTGGCGCGACTTCCCACGACCTTTCCCTACGTCCCTGGATTGCTGTCATTCCGCGAGGTGCCGGCGATCCTGGCTGCACTGGAAGGCTTGAGGCAGGCCCCCGATCTGCTGCTGGTCGACGGCCAGGGCTATGCTCATCCGCGGCGCCTGGGTATCGCCTGTCATCTGGGTTTGCTGACCGGTCTGCCCGCCATCGGCGTAGGCAAGACCCGGCTGATCGGTAAGCACGACGAGCCGCCGACGGAACGGGGGAGTTGGGTGCCTTTGCTGGATAAGGGCGAGGTGGTGGGGGCCGTGCTGCGCAGCCGGGTCGGGGTGCAACCCTTGTATGTTTCCGCCGGACACCGCATCGGGCTGGCTACGGCGGTGGATTGGGTGATGCGCTGTACCACCCGTTATCGCCTGCCGGAAACCACCCGTGCGGCGCATGGGCTGGCTTCCGGTTAG
- the rsxB gene encoding electron transport complex subunit RsxB translates to MLAILAVCALFTVFGLVLGYSSLRFKVEGDPLVDKIDAILPQTQCGQCSFPGCRPYAEAIAQGEADINQCPPGGEEGVNALADLLGVDPKPLAGGASAEKPKSVALIDEQKCIGCTLCIQACPVDAILGSAKQMHTVIASECTGCELCIPPCPVDCISMEAIPDTLATWQWPAPAKQVH, encoded by the coding sequence ATGCTGGCGATACTGGCGGTTTGTGCGCTGTTCACCGTGTTCGGCCTGGTGCTGGGCTATTCCTCGCTGCGCTTCAAGGTCGAGGGCGATCCTTTGGTCGACAAGATTGACGCCATCCTGCCGCAGACCCAGTGCGGCCAGTGCAGCTTTCCCGGTTGCCGGCCTTATGCGGAAGCCATCGCCCAGGGCGAGGCGGACATCAACCAGTGCCCGCCCGGCGGCGAGGAAGGCGTGAATGCTCTGGCCGATCTGCTGGGTGTCGATCCCAAGCCGCTGGCCGGCGGCGCCTCGGCGGAGAAGCCTAAGAGCGTGGCGCTGATCGACGAGCAGAAATGCATAGGCTGTACCTTGTGCATCCAGGCCTGCCCGGTCGACGCCATCCTGGGCTCGGCCAAGCAGATGCACACGGTCATCGCCTCGGAATGCACGGGCTGCGAGCTTTGCATCCCGCCCTGTCCGGTCGATTGCATCAGCATGGAAGCCATTCCCGATACCCTGGCCACCTGGCAGTGGCCTGCGCCCGCCAAGCAGGTGCACTGA
- a CDS encoding acetyltransferase, producing the protein MFLKQKKDGHLVEVLSLNDLVNPTHKTLVGRFHYGEEVQDADKFLKTDLQFQSGEDLPRCWLDVHYRDQELRK; encoded by the coding sequence ATGTTTCTCAAACAAAAAAAAGATGGCCATCTGGTCGAAGTGCTGAGCCTCAATGATCTGGTCAATCCGACCCACAAGACGCTGGTAGGACGTTTTCATTATGGCGAGGAAGTCCAGGACGCCGACAAGTTCCTCAAGACCGATCTGCAGTTCCAATCCGGCGAGGACTTGCCGCGTTGCTGGCTCGACGTCCACTACCGCGACCAGGAATTGCGCAAATAA
- the rsxA gene encoding electron transport complex subunit RsxA: MKDYLLILLGTMLVNNFVLVKFLGLCPFMGVSRKLETAVGMGLATTFVLTLSSVSSYLVNEYLLTPLDLEYLRTIVFIVVIAVVVQFTEMVVRKSSPVLYQVLGIFLPLITTNCAVLGVALLNVQAKHGFIESFLYGFGAAAGFTLVLSLFAAIRERVDAADVPKPFKGNAIALITAGLMSVAFMGFSGLVKG; this comes from the coding sequence ATGAAAGACTATCTGCTCATCCTGCTCGGCACGATGCTGGTCAACAATTTCGTGCTGGTGAAGTTTCTCGGCCTGTGCCCCTTCATGGGCGTGTCGCGCAAGCTCGAGACGGCGGTGGGCATGGGACTGGCGACCACCTTCGTGCTGACGCTCTCCTCGGTTTCCAGCTATCTGGTCAACGAATACCTGCTCACCCCGCTGGACCTGGAATACCTGCGGACCATCGTGTTCATCGTGGTCATCGCGGTGGTGGTGCAGTTCACCGAGATGGTGGTGCGCAAGAGCAGCCCGGTGCTTTATCAGGTGCTGGGTATATTCCTGCCGCTCATCACCACCAACTGCGCGGTGCTGGGCGTGGCCCTGCTCAACGTGCAGGCCAAGCACGGCTTCATCGAATCCTTTCTTTACGGCTTCGGCGCCGCGGCCGGCTTCACCCTGGTGCTGAGTCTGTTCGCCGCCATCCGCGAGCGGGTGGACGCGGCCGACGTGCCCAAGCCCTTCAAGGGCAACGCCATCGCCCTCATCACCGCAGGCCTGATGTCCGTAGCCTTCATGGGCTTCTCCGGCCTGGTCAAGGGCTGA
- a CDS encoding YgaP-like transmembrane domain has product MSFDFKRALQKEINVGLKEQKIRYGVGAAAAVASVFLGNIPLLLLGAILLYTGKSRWCPVYSGLSKSTVDPNEPEPTCCGGHHGHSH; this is encoded by the coding sequence ATGAGTTTCGATTTCAAGAGAGCCTTGCAGAAGGAAATCAACGTCGGCCTGAAGGAGCAGAAAATCCGTTATGGCGTCGGCGCCGCTGCCGCCGTCGCATCGGTCTTCCTCGGCAACATTCCCCTCCTGCTGCTCGGGGCCATCCTGCTGTACACCGGCAAGAGCCGCTGGTGCCCGGTTTATTCTGGCCTGAGCAAGAGCACGGTGGACCCCAACGAGCCGGAGCCGACCTGCTGCGGCGGCCATCACGGCCACAGCCACTGA
- the rsxC gene encoding electron transport complex subunit RsxC, with product MFKLWSFSGGVHLDTHKEESSRVSLGTARLPEMLIYPLQQRGGREAEPVVEPGQRVLKGQVIARDGHPMNPPIHTATSGIVRAIEERELPHPSGLPGLCIVIEADGEDEALEFAGTPDYGAISPDELRAHIHEAGIVGLGGAAFPTAVKVNPGEQRPIDTLVLNGAECEPYITCDDALLRHYPGQVLGGARILMQILEVDRCLLGIEDDMPEAIAALNEELAHGGYPGVEIVPVPAIYPTGGEKQLIQVLTGREVPANGIPADAGIVCQNVGTAAAIYRAIVHGEPLIERIVTVTGQGVAQPQNLLARIGTPIADLVGQCGGYTSQAQRLILGGPMMGLALPGDDLPLVKAANCILVAGPNEVIGEKQALACIRCGACAQACPVGLLPQQLYWYSRADKLERAQDYKLADCIECGCCDVSCPSHIPLVQYFRAAKSRIAAKERDRLKAEHARERFEARQARKDEEKREKAESARRKKELLEKAKEPAQVDAQPALPAQEA from the coding sequence ATGTTCAAGCTCTGGTCGTTTTCCGGCGGCGTCCACCTGGACACGCACAAGGAGGAATCCAGCCGCGTTTCTTTGGGTACGGCGCGCCTGCCCGAAATGCTGATCTACCCCCTGCAGCAGCGCGGCGGCCGCGAGGCCGAGCCGGTGGTCGAACCCGGCCAGCGCGTGCTGAAAGGCCAGGTCATCGCACGCGACGGGCATCCGATGAACCCGCCCATCCACACGGCCACCTCGGGCATCGTCCGCGCCATCGAGGAACGGGAACTGCCCCATCCGTCCGGTCTGCCCGGTCTTTGCATCGTGATCGAGGCCGACGGCGAGGACGAGGCGCTGGAGTTCGCCGGCACACCCGATTACGGCGCTATCAGTCCGGATGAGCTGCGCGCCCACATCCACGAGGCGGGCATCGTCGGCCTGGGCGGGGCGGCTTTCCCCACGGCGGTGAAGGTCAATCCCGGCGAGCAGCGCCCCATCGACACCCTGGTTCTCAACGGCGCCGAGTGCGAGCCCTACATCACCTGCGACGATGCCTTGCTGCGCCATTATCCCGGTCAGGTGCTTGGCGGCGCGCGCATCCTCATGCAGATATTGGAGGTCGACCGCTGCCTGCTGGGCATAGAGGACGACATGCCCGAGGCCATCGCCGCCCTGAACGAAGAACTGGCCCACGGCGGCTATCCCGGCGTGGAAATCGTGCCGGTACCGGCGATCTACCCGACCGGCGGCGAGAAGCAGCTCATCCAGGTGTTGACCGGCCGCGAGGTGCCCGCCAACGGCATACCGGCCGATGCCGGCATCGTGTGCCAGAACGTCGGCACGGCGGCGGCGATCTATCGTGCCATCGTGCACGGCGAACCGCTGATCGAGCGCATCGTTACCGTCACCGGCCAGGGCGTGGCCCAGCCGCAAAACCTGCTGGCCCGCATCGGCACGCCCATCGCCGACCTGGTCGGGCAGTGCGGTGGCTATACCTCTCAGGCGCAGCGTCTCATTTTGGGCGGACCCATGATGGGCCTGGCCCTGCCCGGCGACGATCTGCCCCTGGTCAAGGCGGCCAACTGCATACTCGTGGCCGGCCCGAACGAGGTCATCGGCGAGAAGCAGGCCCTGGCCTGCATACGCTGCGGAGCTTGCGCCCAGGCTTGCCCGGTCGGCCTGCTGCCCCAGCAGCTTTACTGGTACAGCCGTGCCGACAAGCTGGAACGTGCGCAGGACTACAAGCTGGCCGATTGCATCGAATGCGGCTGCTGCGATGTGTCCTGCCCCAGCCATATCCCGCTGGTGCAGTATTTCCGCGCCGCCAAGAGCCGCATCGCCGCCAAAGAGAGAGACCGACTAAAGGCCGAGCACGCCCGCGAGCGCTTCGAAGCCCGCCAAGCCCGCAAGGACGAGGAAAAGCGGGAGAAAGCCGAAAGTGCCCGGCGGAAAAAGGAGCTGCTGGAGAAGGCCAAGGAGCCCGCGCAGGTGGACGCCCAGCCGGCCTTACCCGCCCAGGAGGCATGA